In Tribolium castaneum strain GA2 chromosome 4, icTriCast1.1, whole genome shotgun sequence, one DNA window encodes the following:
- the LOC657947 gene encoding alpha-tocopherol transfer protein — protein MPPQEIATNQKEDIGKIREWLTKQPHLPQNIDDVLILRFLHTCNYSLEQTKQLIDLFYTIRSQAPEIFGNRDPSDAASQEIFKIIDLVPLPKPTKDNHKLFIYRLADPDPDKYNFVDSLRTFFMIADTRMVLETEFHSGEIPIFDMEGFSLRHLTKITLPVLKKYMLYTQEAHPIRLKQIHILNIPPFLDRCLALLKPFMKSEVASMLHFHLPNSETLFDYVSRDVLPAEYGGNVGKLSEMKDEWVKKVLAKKEYFADESRWRVDESKRPAQNQNGKQLFGMQGSFRSLSID, from the exons ATGCCTCCGCAAGAAATCGCCACAAACCAAAAAGAAGACATCGGAAAAATCCGAGAATGGCTCACCAAGCAGCCCCATCTCCCCCAAAACATCG ATGACGTGTTGATTTTGAGATTTTTGCATACTTGCAACTACAGTTTGGAGCAAACCAAGCAACTGatcgatttattttacacGATTCGCTCGCAAGCGCCCGAAATTTTCGGTAATCGGGACCCGAGCGACGCCGCATCGcaggaaattttcaaaatcat tgaTTTAGTACCGTTACCTAAGCCAACGAAAGATAATcacaaattgtttatttatcgGCTTGCTGACCCTGACCCTGACAAGTACAATTTCGTTGACTCGCTGCGAACCTTTTTCATGATCGCCGACACCCGCATGGTGCTTGAGACGGAGTTCCACAGCGGGGAAATCCCCATTTTCGACATGGAAGGCTTCTCTTTGAGGCACCTGACTAAAATCACCCTGCCGGTCCTCAAAAAATACATGCTTTATACCCAA GAAGCCCATCCCATTCGATTGAAACAAATCCACATTCTGAACATTCCCCCGTTTTTGGACCGCTGTTTGGCCCTTCTGAAGCCGTTCATGAAGAGCGAGGTCGCGTCAATG cTACACTTTCACCTTCCAAATTCCGAAACTTTGTTCGACTACGTTTCCAGAGACGTTCTGCCGGCGGAATACGGCGGAAACGTTGGCAAACTCTCGGAAATGAAGGACGAGTGGGTGAAAAAAGTGCTAGCAAAAAAAGAGTACTTTGCCGACGAATCTCGGTGGAGAGTCGACGAGTCGAAAAGACCCGCGCAAAATCAGAACGGAAAACAATTATTCGGAATGCAAGGTTCATTCCGATCGTTAAGTATCGACTAA